A region from the Nostoc sp. HK-01 genome encodes:
- a CDS encoding putative channel protein — protein sequence MSGANVLSKRIYSGLPKLLAHCWREALAEAIGTFILVFAGTGAVMVNSISQNALTHLGISCVFGAVVAALIYALGHLSGAHFNPAVTLAFWTSGFLPKRRLLPYILAQLGGAIAASVLLENSCINIFWYDEGLFFFTLEK from the coding sequence ATGTCAGGTGCAAATGTTCTCAGCAAAAGAATCTACTCAGGTTTACCAAAATTGCTGGCGCATTGCTGGCGAGAGGCTTTAGCAGAAGCAATAGGAACCTTTATTTTGGTATTTGCAGGTACTGGTGCAGTGATGGTGAACAGCATCAGTCAAAATGCTTTGACACATCTGGGTATTAGTTGTGTGTTTGGTGCTGTGGTGGCGGCGTTAATTTATGCGTTGGGACATTTAAGCGGCGCACATTTCAACCCAGCGGTGACACTGGCTTTTTGGACGAGTGGTTTTTTACCTAAACGGCGATTGTTGCCTTATATTTTGGCACAATTAGGAGGAGCGATCGCTGCCTCAGTTTTACTAGAGAACTCTTGCATAAATATTTTCTGGTATGATGAAGGGTTATTTTTCTTTACGTTAGAAAAGTAA
- a CDS encoding transposase, with amino-acid sequence MPSQEDLVVMDVTESPIERPKRGQKKFFSGKTGEHTLKTQLVIHQKNSQIICIGHGK; translated from the coding sequence ATGCCATCACAAGAAGATTTAGTTGTGATGGATGTGACTGAAAGCCCAATTGAAAGACCAAAAAGAGGTCAAAAGAAATTTTTCAGTGGTAAAACCGGAGAACATACTTTAAAAACCCAATTAGTTATTCACCAAAAAAACAGTCAAATCATCTGTATAGGTCATGGTAAGTGA
- a CDS encoding putative channel protein: MLVIFGSGLDRRAHIGFAGLAIGLTVGVEAAFMGPITGASMNPARSFAPAFVGGIWQHHWVYWIAPILGAQLAVVVYRQLSNNFQDCQKS; encoded by the coding sequence ATGTTGGTTATTTTCGGTTCAGGATTAGATAGACGCGCACATATTGGTTTTGCAGGGTTAGCAATTGGTTTAACTGTAGGGGTAGAAGCTGCATTTATGGGGCCAATTACTGGTGCAAGTATGAATCCCGCGCGTTCCTTTGCGCCAGCATTTGTCGGCGGAATTTGGCAACATCACTGGGTTTATTGGATAGCACCAATTTTAGGAGCGCAATTAGCAGTGGTAGTTTATCGGCAACTTTCCAATAACTTTCAAGATTGTCAGAAATCCTAA